CCAGTTCCAATGGATGTGGATCTTTAGGAGTAAAAATTAGTTCTGATTACTTACCATTTGCtgcaatggaaaaatgttgCAACACACATGACATATGTTACGAcacttgtaataaaaataaagaggtCTGTGATCTTGATTTTAAAAGATGTCTTTATCGGCATTGCGACAGCTACTTAGAAAATTCTGGTGGACAAACCATGACTAAAGGTAAGTTTAGTTAGGGTCCAAATTGATAGAGTGTCCAATAATTAATGTTATGATAATTTATCTATATCCGAAAGTGAATGATGAGACAAATACAAGGTGGAGAAGCTTGAAATaacgactttttttttatttttagcttgTAAAGGAGCTgctaaaatgttatttacagGAACACTAACCTTAGGCTGTAAATCTTATATGGATGCACAAAAACAAGCCTGTTACTGTCCGCCTGAACCAGGATGGAAGGATAAGAAGAAAAGTAAATACACTTCAGGAGGCGAGAGAGCAGAgttgtaatttattgaataaaacactatactccaaaataaaaagtttaaatggctgTGATTTGTCCACGCGACAGTAATCATAATTGGCCTGAcattgaaattgaagaaaaagtattttttgcaGAGGATTATTCCGTTCGTACTGAGCGACAGGTAGCCGATAGATTTGTATCTCAAAATATCTTGAAAGCCcttcaaaatatatatatatatatatatatatatgtacctCCAGCGTGTA
This portion of the Euwallacea fornicatus isolate EFF26 chromosome 4, ASM4011564v1, whole genome shotgun sequence genome encodes:
- the GXIVsPLA2 gene encoding group XIIA secretory phospholipase A2, which gives rise to MNISYGKISIYVLTFLGYIYSGYGSGLLGSLRDAIFSAETVFGDIIQNAIKVAQKFKSVHELFDAAVEEDCIFKCPTGAVPKPNRNHVPSSNGCGSLGVKISSDYLPFAAMEKCCNTHDICYDTCNKNKEVCDLDFKRCLYRHCDSYLENSGGQTMTKACKGAAKMLFTGTLTLGCKSYMDAQKQACYCPPEPGWKDKKKSKYTSGGERAEL